In one window of Tumebacillus amylolyticus DNA:
- the folP gene encoding dihydropteroate synthase: MTWTDPEPIEKKRLLRTSARTFEIGTRTLIMGILNVTPDSFSDGGRWSDVEQALAHAREMVALGADILDIGGESTRPGHEPVSPEEETARVVPVIERLARELPNVPISIDTYKASVARAAVEAGAHIVNDVWGFLGDPDMAQTCAELGVPVILMHNRDLPHESNVLANTLQELRECVSRAQAVGIPDELIWLDPGIGFGKTFEHNLYVMQHLEEICGLGYPVLLGTSRKSMIGQALDLPVDQRVEGTAATVALGIAKGVEMVRVHDIQEMTRVARMTDAMVRTSFSF; the protein is encoded by the coding sequence GTGACATGGACTGATCCTGAACCTATTGAAAAAAAGCGCCTGCTGCGCACGAGCGCTCGTACATTTGAAATCGGCACCCGCACGCTGATCATGGGCATCTTGAACGTCACGCCCGACTCTTTTTCCGACGGGGGTCGATGGTCGGACGTGGAGCAAGCGCTCGCGCATGCGCGGGAGATGGTGGCGCTCGGGGCCGACATCCTCGACATCGGCGGGGAATCGACCCGTCCGGGGCATGAACCGGTCTCGCCGGAGGAGGAAACGGCTCGCGTGGTGCCGGTGATTGAACGGCTTGCACGGGAACTGCCGAATGTTCCGATCTCCATCGATACATACAAAGCGTCTGTCGCTCGGGCTGCGGTGGAAGCGGGGGCGCACATCGTCAATGACGTCTGGGGCTTCCTCGGAGACCCCGACATGGCGCAGACGTGCGCGGAGCTGGGGGTGCCGGTCATTTTGATGCACAACCGCGACCTCCCGCACGAGAGCAACGTGCTCGCCAATACCCTGCAAGAGCTTCGCGAGTGCGTATCCCGCGCTCAGGCGGTCGGCATCCCGGACGAGTTGATCTGGCTCGATCCCGGCATCGGGTTTGGCAAGACGTTCGAACACAACCTCTACGTGATGCAACACTTGGAGGAGATCTGCGGGCTCGGCTATCCCGTCCTGCTTGGCACGTCGCGCAAGTCGATGATCGGACAGGCTCTCGACCTGCCTGTCGACCAACGCGTCGAAGGCACGGCGGCGACGGTGGCACTTGGCATTGCAAAGGGCGTGGAGATGGTTCGCGTTCATGATATTCAAGAAATGACCCGTGTCGCCCGCATGACCGACGCGATGGTGCGGACTTCATTTTCATTTTGA